Genomic DNA from Tenuifilum sp. 4138str:
AAAGACAGAATCCGATGATAAAACGGAGTGGCAGCCCCTTGGACCAACTGAAAAAAGGGAATTTGCAGGGTTAAACTACGGCACATCGTACACTCAAATTGCTATGATGAATGGCCACTTGCTTCACGCCAATGGTTACCTTGGTCAGGAAAAAGTTATTGCAGTGCTCGATGCAGGATTCCTGAATGTTAATACCCACAATGCTTTCGATAGCCTTTGGCAAAGAGGACGCATACTGGGTGCTCGTGATTTTGTGAACCCGCAATCGGATATTTATAAGGAGCATTACCACGGCACAATGGTACTATCGGCCATGGGGGGATATATTGACGGGCAACTAATTGGCACAGCCCCAAGGGCTAATTATTGGCTAATTAGAACCGAAGATGCGGCCACCGAGCAAATAATTGAGGAATACAATTGGGCTGCAGGTGCGGAGTTTGCCGATAGTGTTGGAGCTGACATCATTAACTCCTCGTTGGGTTATACCACTTTTGATGTTGCCAGCCAAAATCACACCTATCAGGATCTTAATGGCAATACAGCCCCTGTCACACTTGCTGCCAACATGGCAGCAAGCAAAGGAATGGTTGTGGTTGTGAGTGCTGGAAACGATGGGAACGCCCCCTGGCACTACATTTCGGTTCCTGCCGATTCGCCAAACGTTCTAACAGTAGGTGCAGTAGATAACAAAAGAGTAAAGGCCGATTTCAGCTCATTTGGCCCCACGGCCGATGGAAGAATAAAACCCGATGTTTGCGCCATGGGTAAAGGGACTGTTTTGGCCATTGCTACCGGAACAACTGGAACTTCCAATGGTACATCTTTCTCATCACCCTTGATGGCTGGCATGGTGGCTTGCCTATGGCAGGCCAAACCATCGCTTACCGCACAACAAATTGTTGAGCTAGTTAAAAGCTCATCGTCAAGCTATGCATCACCCAACAACAGTACGGGTTACGGAATTCCTGATTTTGCGCAGGCATCAACTTCAAGCATTACTGATGATAGAAACAGTATAGAACTTTGGCCAAACCCCTTTACTTCAAAAATTAATATCCTTTTAGGAAAATCGTTCATACCAGCAAACATATCAATTTTCACAACCAACGGTCAGCTGATTTTAACTATGAATGCTTTTAGCGATGGTACTG
This window encodes:
- a CDS encoding S8 family serine peptidase; amino-acid sequence: MKNYQNHLRSILLLFIISGLLPLRASAQAKYFIAFTDKQNSTYSVDNPNEFLSARAIERRAKQGIAISTDDLPVSPAYVNQVAQSATMVHYSLRWFNGVVATLTPEQLTSVQGLPFVKKITKIYEPAKTESDDKTEWQPLGPTEKREFAGLNYGTSYTQIAMMNGHLLHANGYLGQEKVIAVLDAGFLNVNTHNAFDSLWQRGRILGARDFVNPQSDIYKEHYHGTMVLSAMGGYIDGQLIGTAPRANYWLIRTEDAATEQIIEEYNWAAGAEFADSVGADIINSSLGYTTFDVASQNHTYQDLNGNTAPVTLAANMAASKGMVVVVSAGNDGNAPWHYISVPADSPNVLTVGAVDNKRVKADFSSFGPTADGRIKPDVCAMGKGTVLAIATGTTGTSNGTSFSSPLMAGMVACLWQAKPSLTAQQIVELVKSSSSSYASPNNSTGYGIPDFAQASTSSITDDRNSIELWPNPFTSKINILLGKSFIPANISIFTTNGQLILTMNAFSDGTGHVEINISEELPKGIYLLSIDFSGSRYYVTGIKQ